In Lentimicrobiaceae bacterium, the DNA window TTTTTGGTATCATCATGGCTTCAATCGAGGTATAATCCGCCGTTGAAATTCCAAGATTGATGGATATATGCCTGATTAACTTTAGTTCATCAGGATGAATTTGACCATCTGAAGCTGCTATACCAAACAGAAAATGAATGAGTTGTAGTCTGCCTGGATAATCCATGTAATTTTTTATCTGCTGACAAACATCGGTAACCTGAATTTTTTGTTTCGTCAAATCGTGAAGTATCCTTAAGGCATTTTGTGCACCATCCGCTCCAAAATTGACTTTAAAAAATTCTTTCACATAATTTAGTTCTGATTTCATGATCTTTCCATCAGCATTCAATACTGCTGAAACCAGAACAATCAGACTGAAAAGGTAATCGTTAGGTGTCGTCTGTGTTCCGTTTCCAAATGTTCTTGCATTGGGATCTGATTTTTCGGAAAGATCAAACAATGTTCCCAAAACAAACCCTGCCAATGCACCAATAGGACCACCTAGTGTCCATCCCAAACCACTACCTATCCATTTTCCAAACATGATTCTTCGACTTTAAAAGTTGATCCAATATTAAAATTTGTGAAATAATAAGCTGATTATCATTGTTTTCTATTACAAAATCAGCCATTTTTATTTTTTCTTTATCCATCATTTGATTGTTCATTCGTTGCACGACATCTTCAGGTCTTGAATGATCTCTTTTTGAAACACGTTCAATTCGTTCCTGTTCATCAGCAACGACCAATATGGTGAAATCGAAGTTACGAAAACTTCCGGTTTCAAAAAGAATAGCTGCTTCGTAAATAACATAGGGGAAATCTGAATTTCTGGCACTCCATTTCTCAAATTCCCTATGCACAGCAGGATGAATAATACTATTGAGTTTCTCCAGTAGTCCACGGTCATTAAAAACGATGGAAGCCAGCATCTTACGGTTCAACAATCCTTCCGCAGAATAAATATCTGATCCGAATATTCCAATCAATTCTGTGCCAATTTGGGGATCTTCATTTTGTAATCTTCCGGCTTCAACGTCGGCATTGAATACAGGTATACCCAGTACACTGAAAACTCTGCAAACAGTCGATTTTCCGCTTCCAATACCACCTGTAATTCCAACCTTCAGCATAACCTTCTATTTTTCGTGTTCCAGAATATACTCAACTTCCCTGGGAGAATAGCTTACAGCCAGCACAACATTTGAATGGCTTTCGAAAGTTACTGCCAAACGCGGATCTTTGAGAGAGATCTTTTCAAAATTAATATATGCATGGAAGGTGCTGTAATCCAGTTTTTTGTATTTGCCAAGTCCTATCCGGCAGGTAACCTTAACCTTTCCTGGAAATGTTTTGATAGTAATATCGGAAGGATTGTTGATAACCTGAATAGGAATTTCAAAGGTTACTTCAGTGTTTTGTTCCACAGGTATGGTTAAATTCACCTCTTTGGTGTCTAGTTTTACTCCGGACGGAGGTTGAATAGTTACCCGCTGCTCAATAGAATGTGCTAATTTGGTGAATGAATAGAAATTAGTCGGAATGAATTTTAATGTATCCAGAATATCTTTCGGTCCGCTTACCAGGAATGAATCCGGAACAGTTGTTGGTTCACCAGCCAAAGAGTATTGACTTTCAAAGCTGAGTCTTAGTGAAGGTTTAACTTTGATCTTTTTCGAAATGATTTTACTGAAATTGAAAACGAGCGTGTCTGGTTTGATGGAGAGAATTCTAATCTCGCTACTGATTTGCTTCTCAATTTCTTCTTTGTGGCCGACAGCAGAGACGGTGTACTTGTATCTGTATCCTCTGTCCAAGGCATTATCAAT includes these proteins:
- a CDS encoding TerB family tellurite resistance protein; the encoded protein is MFGKWIGSGLGWTLGGPIGALAGFVLGTLFDLSEKSDPNARTFGNGTQTTPNDYLFSLIVLVSAVLNADGKIMKSELNYVKEFFKVNFGADGAQNALRILHDLTKQKIQVTDVCQQIKNYMDYPGRLQLIHFLFGIAASDGQIHPDELKLIRHISINLGISTADYTSIEAMMIPKTDWAYDVLEIVPSATDEEVKKSYRKMALKYHPDKVSYLGEEIQQAANEKFKKVNEAYQLISKERKL
- the coaE gene encoding dephospho-CoA kinase (Dephospho-CoA kinase (CoaE) performs the final step in coenzyme A biosynthesis.) → MLKVGITGGIGSGKSTVCRVFSVLGIPVFNADVEAGRLQNEDPQIGTELIGIFGSDIYSAEGLLNRKMLASIVFNDRGLLEKLNSIIHPAVHREFEKWSARNSDFPYVIYEAAILFETGSFRNFDFTILVVADEQERIERVSKRDHSRPEDVVQRMNNQMMDKEKIKMADFVIENNDNQLIISQILILDQLLKSKNHVWKMDR